From Methanosarcina lacustris Z-7289, one genomic window encodes:
- a CDS encoding PGF-pre-PGF domain-containing protein translates to MNFHSFQPYAKYGLLLIIISLVGTAYADTNQPVPGTDSASSAITFSGQNGGELQLWEFDASNVSGVPDNVYTASCIVPYTSNVSLTYNSVLRSIDSSCWNNDSGETYFTGAYPTVNENLTFTMGIDSNSPRAYGYMHTSVAYVGVIHSSDGSYEIESLWYDNGSILNASQLNSSSFQIPKALVINNRVTVSIHSYESNRTNVITVGPGLSVTTPYTTEKTRELPYTNVIQPLIYTEYYISGTGNWANFHLYNIKQSIPRNTITPYARNDIMAFGLDYPNATNNKQGTDFLISRGQSASVYVNNANRENPDDVAYAKNLFDHGFEECIHFYPGLETVSLGEAEYEITWQMDNISDTYGSTPASWSSSENRDNITHAIYTYNKYGALYRNGPMGMGFVPNVDTLTNATWDWWSEGSAHGAISPCFTHQTDINPAIPYSINPDMFETFVTNLNSKGINLVDFSNWYYSSMAQTATTNILQSDANNLKFQLNTNRGYPVNMNIKTAISPLDLDCDGVSIPFTQTADGIQFMSVGNGTYTLKVPLPVANFTSNTKGGYAPLTVQFNDSSEYATSVNWDFNGDGVIDSTVNDPVHEYTTPGNYTVNLTATNGNGMNSKSAKITVTDKPILPVANFTSNTKGGYAPLTVQFNDSSEYATSVSWDFNGDGVSDTTVNDPVHEYTTPGLYTVNLTATNGNGTNSKSATINVTEKPVQPVANFNTNVTDGYAPLSVLFTDCSQDATWRSWDVNNDGIEDSNEASFVYVYTSTGTYTAKLTVSNANGTDSKTAVITVDKKSSGGSNHGGGGGSPESAKNIEVKELSQVFITNGNPAKFNFTKEVTDVLYLSFDAKKTVGKITTIVEMLKNKSTLTPEAPEGEVYNFLNIWVGNSGYATEGNIGNAVVCFKVEKSWIQDKGIDQSSIILNRYSDKKWNPLTTKQSGEDGKYLYFTAETPGFSPFAITGKSTAKETVTEILPEPGTQDPEQNENTKAEVEQTPEQKEKTGMPGFEMIYCIIGLLGVFLYKRK, encoded by the coding sequence ATGAACTTTCACAGTTTTCAACCATATGCAAAATATGGATTACTTCTCATTATAATTAGTCTGGTTGGCACTGCATATGCAGATACTAATCAACCTGTGCCCGGTACAGATTCAGCATCATCTGCAATAACTTTTTCAGGACAGAACGGGGGTGAGCTGCAACTCTGGGAATTTGACGCAAGTAATGTAAGTGGTGTTCCAGACAACGTTTACACGGCTAGCTGCATCGTTCCATATACATCAAACGTGAGTTTGACGTACAATTCGGTATTACGTTCCATTGACTCTAGCTGTTGGAACAATGACAGTGGGGAAACCTACTTCACAGGCGCGTATCCTACTGTTAATGAAAACCTTACATTTACAATGGGAATTGACTCCAATTCACCACGGGCATATGGGTACATGCATACTTCAGTTGCCTACGTCGGTGTCATACATTCTTCAGACGGTAGTTATGAGATAGAGTCTCTCTGGTACGATAACGGCAGTATATTAAACGCCAGTCAGTTAAACTCCTCCAGTTTCCAGATTCCCAAAGCTTTAGTTATCAACAATAGAGTTACAGTCAGTATCCACAGTTACGAATCAAACCGTACTAATGTCATTACGGTTGGACCTGGACTATCCGTCACCACTCCTTATACAACAGAGAAAACGCGAGAACTACCATATACAAACGTAATTCAGCCTTTGATATATACAGAATATTATATATCAGGCACAGGCAATTGGGCTAATTTCCACCTCTACAACATTAAGCAGTCGATACCGAGAAACACTATCACGCCGTATGCGCGAAACGATATAATGGCATTTGGTCTGGACTACCCGAATGCCACAAATAACAAGCAAGGCACAGATTTCTTAATTTCTCGTGGTCAAAGTGCGAGCGTTTACGTTAATAATGCTAATCGGGAAAACCCTGACGATGTCGCGTATGCTAAAAATCTGTTTGACCATGGTTTTGAGGAATGTATACACTTTTATCCTGGTCTCGAAACTGTCTCCCTCGGGGAAGCCGAATATGAGATAACTTGGCAAATGGATAATATATCAGATACCTATGGTTCGACTCCGGCTTCATGGAGTTCCAGTGAGAATCGAGATAATATAACACATGCTATCTATACATACAACAAATACGGGGCGCTGTATAGAAATGGTCCGATGGGTATGGGTTTCGTCCCCAACGTAGACACCCTTACGAACGCAACATGGGACTGGTGGTCAGAGGGTTCAGCACACGGTGCAATTTCTCCATGCTTCACACATCAGACAGATATAAACCCCGCGATTCCATATTCAATAAATCCAGATATGTTCGAGACTTTTGTGACCAATCTGAATTCAAAGGGTATCAATCTGGTTGATTTCTCGAATTGGTATTATAGCTCAATGGCACAGACTGCCACCACTAACATTCTGCAATCCGATGCGAATAATCTAAAGTTCCAGCTGAACACAAATCGTGGATATCCAGTCAATATGAATATTAAGACCGCGATTTCTCCTTTGGACCTGGATTGTGATGGCGTGTCGATACCATTCACCCAAACAGCTGATGGCATCCAGTTCATGAGTGTTGGTAATGGGACATACACTTTGAAAGTACCACTTCCTGTAGCAAACTTCACTTCAAATACAAAAGGAGGTTATGCTCCTCTAACTGTCCAGTTTAACGACAGTTCTGAATATGCAACTTCTGTGAACTGGGACTTTAATGGAGATGGAGTTATTGATTCCACAGTAAATGATCCAGTTCACGAGTACACAACTCCAGGAAATTATACCGTTAATCTGACTGCAACCAATGGAAACGGTATGAATTCAAAGTCAGCTAAAATCACCGTTACTGATAAACCAATTCTTCCTGTTGCAAACTTCACTTCAAATACAAAAGGAGGTTATGCTCCTCTAACTGTCCAGTTTAATGACAGTTCTGAATATGCAACTTCTGTGAGCTGGGACTTTAATGGAGATGGAGTTAGTGACACTACAGTAAATGATCCAGTTCACGAGTACACAACTCCAGGACTCTATACAGTTAATCTGACTGCAACCAATGGAAACGGTACGAATTCAAAGTCAGCTACAATCAACGTTACTGAGAAACCTGTTCAACCTGTTGCAAACTTCAATACAAATGTCACCGATGGTTATGCTCCCCTTTCAGTCCTCTTTACTGACTGTTCGCAAGACGCAACATGGAGGAGCTGGGACGTTAACAATGACGGAATCGAGGACTCAAACGAGGCAAGCTTTGTTTATGTATACACTTCTACAGGGACTTACACTGCTAAACTGACAGTAAGCAACGCAAACGGCACGGATTCAAAAACTGCGGTTATAACTGTAGATAAAAAGAGCAGTGGTGGAAGCAACCATGGTGGTGGCGGTGGCTCTCCTGAATCTGCCAAAAACATTGAGGTAAAAGAACTCTCCCAGGTTTTCATTACAAACGGAAACCCTGCAAAGTTTAATTTCACAAAGGAAGTTACAGATGTTTTATATTTGAGCTTCGATGCAAAGAAGACTGTTGGCAAGATAACGACCATTGTTGAGATGCTGAAAAATAAATCCACGCTTACCCCGGAGGCACCTGAAGGCGAGGTCTACAATTTCCTTAATATCTGGGTTGGAAACAGCGGCTATGCAACTGAGGGGAATATCGGAAATGCGGTTGTATGTTTCAAGGTTGAAAAATCCTGGATACAGGATAAAGGGATTGACCAGTCTTCAATCATCCTGAACAGGTACAGTGATAAGAAGTGGAATCCATTGACCACAAAACAATCAGGAGAAGATGGCAAATATCTGTATTTCACAGCAGAAACTCCTGGATTCTCGCCCTTTGCAATAACGGGTAAGAGTACAGCAAAAGAAACTGTGACTGAAATACTGCCTGAACCTGGCACTCAGGACCCTGAACAAAACGAAAATACAAAAGCCGAAGTTGAACAGACTCCTGAGCAGAAGGAAAAGACAGGTATGCCTGGTTTTGAAATGATTTACTGTATTATCGGGCTGCTTGGAGTATTCCTGTATAAAAGAAAATAA
- a CDS encoding C1 family peptidase: MGGLFIFYKVELERNTKEISIQKTTDLWKKRALVFSGFLILFLVVGSSIAMADTGFSEQDKSLNIQKNVVDQPEDSPESAPKNPDFINYQNNKIPSQTEVSLDGHKTGSTPSPVDLSHLSSISSVNASFPAYYDLRTLNKVTPVKNQGNAGSCWAFATYGSLESCLKPGETWDFSENNMKNLLSSAYSEGFDRDASEGGNMFMSTAYLSRWSGPVAESDDPYDPYSVTSSQNLPIKKHVQNVILIPNRNGFLDNDEIKEAIQKYGAIDTAMCYNSNYYSPTTYGYHYSGTASTNHDVTIVGWNDSFDMNKFSTVPPGNGAFIVRNSWGTDWGDNGYFYVSYYDSKIGKVYNGVFTAETSRNYKNSYQYDPLGWTSSMGYDSPSAWGANVFTANSNETLKAVSFYTTDSNCSYQIYIYTNQSSGPINQAGPILTKNGTATFAGYHTVPLGSPVQIQAGQKFSVVLELTTSGFGYPIAIEEPISEWSSKAIANSGESFFSSDGQIWSEMTIYFPNTNACIKAFTDPVLPVFSGYTNPPIDLNNDGLYEDINGNGILDFGDVVAYYDNMNLIKENTTVAFFDYNNNNLIDFDDVVKLFNTV; encoded by the coding sequence TTGGGAGGTTTATTTATTTTTTATAAAGTCGAACTGGAGAGAAACACGAAAGAAATATCAATACAAAAAACGACGGACTTATGGAAAAAAAGAGCATTAGTCTTCAGCGGATTTTTGATTTTATTTTTGGTGGTAGGCTCATCGATCGCGATGGCAGACACAGGATTTTCAGAACAAGATAAATCATTAAATATTCAGAAAAATGTTGTAGACCAGCCTGAGGACTCTCCTGAATCTGCACCAAAAAATCCCGATTTTATCAACTACCAGAATAACAAAATTCCCTCTCAAACAGAAGTATCCCTGGATGGACACAAAACAGGATCAACACCCTCACCTGTGGATCTCAGTCATCTCAGCAGTATTTCCTCTGTAAATGCGTCCTTTCCAGCTTACTATGATCTGCGGACCTTAAACAAAGTAACCCCTGTAAAAAATCAGGGAAATGCAGGTTCTTGTTGGGCGTTTGCAACTTATGGGTCTTTGGAATCATGTCTAAAGCCTGGGGAAACTTGGGACTTTTCAGAAAATAATATGAAAAACCTGCTGTCGTCTGCATATTCTGAAGGATTTGACCGCGATGCCAGTGAAGGGGGAAATATGTTTATGTCGACTGCCTATCTATCTCGCTGGAGTGGGCCTGTAGCTGAAAGCGATGATCCTTATGACCCTTATTCGGTGACATCCTCTCAAAACCTACCTATAAAAAAACATGTACAAAACGTGATCTTAATTCCAAACAGAAATGGGTTCCTTGACAATGACGAAATAAAAGAGGCAATCCAGAAGTATGGAGCTATAGATACTGCGATGTGCTATAACAGCAACTATTATTCCCCTACTACATACGGGTATCATTATAGTGGGACTGCATCGACTAACCACGATGTGACCATTGTGGGTTGGAATGATTCGTTTGATATGAACAAATTCTCTACGGTTCCGCCAGGAAATGGAGCATTTATCGTAAGAAATAGTTGGGGTACAGACTGGGGTGACAATGGATACTTTTATGTTTCCTATTATGACTCAAAAATAGGAAAAGTGTACAACGGGGTCTTTACAGCTGAAACCTCTCGTAATTATAAAAATAGCTATCAATACGATCCCCTGGGATGGACCTCCAGCATGGGATATGATAGCCCAAGTGCCTGGGGTGCCAATGTCTTTACTGCAAATTCTAATGAAACTCTCAAAGCTGTGAGTTTCTATACCACAGACTCAAACTGTAGTTATCAAATTTATATCTATACTAATCAATCATCTGGCCCCATAAATCAAGCTGGTCCGATCCTAACCAAGAACGGGACAGCTACGTTTGCAGGTTATCACACAGTCCCTCTAGGCTCACCTGTTCAGATCCAAGCCGGTCAAAAATTTTCTGTAGTCCTGGAACTTACGACTTCTGGATTCGGTTATCCGATTGCGATAGAAGAGCCAATTTCGGAATGGAGTAGTAAAGCAATAGCAAATTCAGGGGAGAGTTTTTTCAGTAGTGACGGACAAATTTGGTCAGAAATGACAATATATTTCCCAAATACAAATGCATGCATCAAAGCCTTCACCGATCCGGTTTTACCTGTATTTTCAGGTTACACTAATCCACCTATAGACCTGAACAATGATGGTCTCTATGAGGATATCAATGGAAATGGAATACTGGATTTTGGTGACGTTGTAGCATACTATGACAACATGAATTTGATAAAAGAAAATACTACTGTTGCCTTTTTTGATTATAATAATAACAATTTAATTGATTTTGATGACGTTGTAAAACTTTTCAATACAGTTTAA
- a CDS encoding PKD domain-containing protein, translated as MNKLYRVLILLVFFALGIPCASAANVTLFDPQTVNVDMGSSQEIQIIMDEAPYGISGFNITVSILDPEIAEITAISFPAWNSIPDNSTVPSSSVWIKAVDLRNQIVAGNTNVLLANVTITGKQAGTTDLNISEGSFYDPDYESIPFTEHFIPDSILGKINILDTELPIIHSVSLNNSKPTTGDSILLTVNATDNVGVSEVKANGVSLFYQSGTLWSGLITAVEGTHSVNVSAVDAAVNTAWNNSTSYTATEPELSILPVANFTANPTEGFAPLSVQFNDSSKNATSVSWDFDNNGVIDSTVNDPVYEFTFPGLYTVNLTAINVNGTNSTSAIINVTEKPILPVANFTANPTEGFAPLTVQFNDSSKNATSVSWDFDNNGVSDSAERNPINEFTVAGLYTVNLTAINVNGTNSTSAIINVTEKQILPVANFTANPTEGFAPLTVQFNDSSKNATSVIWDFDGDGVSDSAERNPINEFTFPGLYTVNLTAINVNGTNSTSAIINVTEKPILPVANFTADPTEGFAPLTVQFNDSSKNATSVSWDFDNNGIIDSTVNDPVYEFTVAGNYIVNLTAINVNGTNSTSAIINVTEKPILPVANFTANPTEGFAPLTVQFNDSSKNATSVIWDFDNNGVIDSTVNDPVYEFTTAGIYTVNLTATNGNGTNSTSAIINVTEKPILPVANFTANPTEGFAPLTVQFNDSSKNATSVSWDFDNNGVSDSAERNPIHKFITSGNYIVNLTAINVNGTNSTSAIINVTDKPILPVANFTANPTEGFAPLTVQFNDSSKNATSVSWDFDNNGVSDSAERNPINEFTVAGLYTVNLTAINVNGTNSTSAIINVTEKPILPVANFTADPTEGFAPLTVQFNDSSKNATSVSWDFDNNGVIDSKVNDPVYEFTVAGLYTVNLTATNGNGTNSTSAIINVTEKPILPVANFTANTTEGFAPLTVQFTDTSSNSPTSWNWVFGDGANSTEQNPEHTFLTEGVYTVNLTASNGDGSSAVKSRVITVNRVLTPPVANFTANPTEGSAPLTVQFTDTSSNSPTSWNWVFGDGANSTEQNPEHTFITEGVYTVNLTASNGDGSSAVKSMSITVNRVLTPPVANFTANPTEGSAPLTVQFTDTSSNSPTSWNWVFGDGANSTEQNPEHTFLTEGVYTVNLTASNGDGSSAVKSRVITVNRVLTPPVANFTANPTEGSAPLTVQFTDTSSNSPTEWTWNFGDGTSSIEQNPEHTFITEGVYRVRLTASNGDGSSAVKSRVITVNRVPTPPVADFTANPTEGSAPLTVQFTDTSSNSPTEWTWNFGDGNSSTEQNPEHTFITEGVYRVRLTASNGDGSSAVKSRDINVNRVLTPPVADFSANTTDGSAPLTVQFTDTSSNSPTEWIWNFGDETHSTEQNPEHTFLTDGVYTVNLTASNGDGSSAVKSRDITVNRVPTPPVVNFTVNTTEGYAPLTVQFTDTSSNSPTEWIWNFGDGTNSTEQNPEHTFLTDGVYTVNLTVSYQNGTDSKTAVITVLEEEKKILPVADFNTNVTDGYAPLSVLFTDHSQDATSRSWDVNNDGIEDSSESSFVYVYTSKGTYIAKLTVSNANGTDTKTATIAVDKKSSSGSNHGGGGGSPEPSKNIKVKELSQVFITNGNPAKFNFTKEITDVLYLSFDAKKTAGKITTIVEMLKNKSTLTPEAPEGEVYNFLNIWVGNSGYATEENIGNAVVCFKVEKSWIQDKGIDQSSIILNRYSDKKWNPLTTRQSGEDGTYLYFTAETPGFSPFAITGKSTKEAVTEILTEPGTQDPEQNENTKAEVEQTPEQKEKTGMPGFEMIYCIIGLLGVFLYKRK; from the coding sequence ATGAATAAGCTGTATAGAGTTCTAATCCTTCTAGTCTTTTTTGCACTCGGGATACCATGTGCATCGGCAGCAAATGTCACTTTGTTTGATCCTCAAACAGTTAATGTAGATATGGGTTCTTCCCAGGAAATCCAGATTATAATGGATGAAGCCCCTTACGGAATATCAGGTTTTAACATCACAGTTTCTATTTTAGATCCGGAAATTGCGGAAATAACTGCGATTTCTTTTCCTGCTTGGAACTCGATACCAGACAACTCCACAGTTCCTTCGAGCTCAGTCTGGATAAAAGCTGTTGATCTTCGTAACCAAATTGTCGCCGGCAATACTAATGTTTTACTTGCAAATGTTACTATAACCGGAAAACAGGCTGGTACTACAGATCTAAACATATCAGAAGGTTCATTTTATGATCCTGATTATGAGTCTATTCCCTTCACTGAACATTTTATTCCTGATTCAATCCTAGGTAAGATAAATATATTAGATACAGAACTTCCTATCATTCATTCTGTCAGCCTTAATAACAGCAAACCTACCACTGGCGATTCCATCCTTTTGACTGTTAATGCAACTGACAATGTTGGAGTCAGCGAGGTAAAGGCAAACGGTGTTTCCCTCTTTTATCAGAGTGGCACTCTCTGGAGTGGTCTGATTACAGCCGTTGAAGGTACTCATTCTGTAAATGTATCTGCTGTGGATGCAGCAGTTAATACTGCGTGGAATAATTCCACTTCATATACAGCTACTGAGCCAGAATTGTCAATTCTTCCTGTAGCGAATTTCACTGCAAATCCGACCGAAGGTTTTGCTCCACTCTCTGTCCAGTTTAACGACAGTTCTAAAAATGCAACTTCTGTAAGCTGGGACTTTGACAATAATGGAGTTATTGATTCCACAGTAAATGATCCAGTTTATGAGTTCACCTTCCCAGGACTCTATACCGTTAATCTGACTGCAATCAATGTAAACGGTACGAATTCAACGTCGGCTATAATTAACGTTACTGAGAAACCAATTCTTCCTGTAGCGAATTTCACTGCAAATCCGACAGAGGGTTTTGCTCCTCTCACTGTCCAGTTTAACGACAGTTCTAAAAATGCAACTTCTGTAAGCTGGGACTTTGACAATAATGGAGTTAGTGACTCTGCAGAACGAAATCCAATTAATGAGTTCACAGTTGCAGGACTCTATACCGTTAATCTGACTGCAATCAATGTAAACGGTACGAATTCAACGTCGGCTATAATCAACGTTACTGAGAAACAAATTCTTCCTGTAGCGAATTTCACTGCAAATCCGACAGAGGGTTTTGCTCCTCTCACTGTCCAGTTTAACGACAGTTCTAAAAATGCAACTTCTGTGATCTGGGACTTTGATGGAGATGGAGTTAGTGACTCTGCAGAACGAAATCCAATTAATGAGTTCACCTTCCCAGGACTCTATACCGTTAATCTGACTGCAATCAATGTAAACGGTACGAATTCAACGTCGGCTATAATTAACGTTACTGAGAAACCAATTCTTCCTGTAGCGAATTTCACTGCAGATCCGACCGAAGGTTTTGCTCCTCTCACTGTCCAGTTTAACGACAGTTCTAAAAATGCAACTTCTGTAAGCTGGGACTTTGACAATAATGGAATTATTGATTCCACAGTAAATGATCCAGTTTATGAGTTCACAGTTGCAGGAAATTATATCGTTAATCTGACTGCAATCAATGTAAACGGTACGAATTCAACGTCAGCTATAATCAACGTTACTGAAAAACCAATTCTTCCTGTAGCGAATTTCACTGCAAATCCGACAGAGGGTTTTGCTCCTCTCACTGTCCAGTTTAACGACAGTTCTAAAAATGCAACTTCTGTGATCTGGGACTTTGACAATAATGGAGTTATTGATTCCACAGTAAATGATCCCGTTTATGAGTTCACAACTGCAGGAATTTATACCGTTAATCTGACTGCAACCAATGGAAACGGTACGAATTCAACGTCAGCTATAATCAACGTTACTGAAAAACCAATTCTTCCTGTAGCGAATTTCACTGCAAATCCGACAGAGGGTTTTGCTCCTCTCACTGTCCAGTTTAACGACAGTTCTAAAAATGCAACTTCTGTAAGCTGGGACTTTGACAATAATGGAGTTAGTGACTCTGCAGAACGAAATCCAATTCACAAGTTCATCACTTCAGGAAATTATATCGTTAATCTGACTGCAATCAATGTAAACGGTACAAATTCAACGTCAGCTATAATCAACGTTACTGATAAACCAATTCTTCCTGTAGCGAATTTCACTGCAAATCCGACAGAGGGTTTTGCTCCTCTCACTGTCCAGTTTAACGACAGTTCTAAAAATGCAACTTCTGTAAGCTGGGACTTTGACAATAATGGAGTTAGTGACTCTGCAGAACGAAATCCAATTAATGAGTTCACAGTTGCAGGACTCTATACCGTTAATCTGACTGCAATCAATGTAAACGGTACGAATTCAACGTCGGCTATAATTAACGTTACTGAGAAACCAATTCTTCCTGTAGCGAATTTCACTGCAGATCCGACCGAAGGTTTTGCTCCTCTCACTGTCCAGTTTAACGACAGTTCTAAAAATGCAACTTCTGTAAGCTGGGACTTTGACAATAATGGAGTTATTGATTCCAAAGTAAATGATCCCGTTTATGAGTTCACAGTTGCAGGACTCTATACCGTTAATCTGACTGCAACCAATGGAAACGGTACGAATTCAACGTCAGCTATAATCAACGTTACTGAAAAACCAATTCTTCCTGTAGCGAATTTCACTGCAAACACTACAGAAGGTTTTGCTCCTTTAACTGTTCAGTTTACTGATACTTCCTCCAACAGTCCAACTTCGTGGAATTGGGTCTTTGGAGACGGAGCTAATTCAACCGAACAGAACCCGGAACACACATTCCTTACTGAAGGAGTTTATACAGTTAATTTGACTGCAAGTAATGGTGATGGTTCAAGTGCTGTAAAATCAAGGGTTATTACTGTAAACCGTGTACTAACGCCTCCAGTTGCAAACTTTACTGCAAATCCAACAGAAGGATCTGCTCCTTTAACTGTTCAGTTTACTGATACTTCCTCCAACAGTCCAACTTCGTGGAATTGGGTCTTTGGAGACGGAGCTAATTCAACCGAACAGAACCCAGAACACACATTCATTACTGAAGGAGTTTATACAGTCAATTTGACTGCAAGTAATGGTGATGGTTCAAGTGCTGTAAAATCGATGTCTATTACTGTAAACCGTGTACTAACTCCTCCTGTTGCAAACTTTACTGCAAATCCAACAGAAGGATCTGCTCCTTTAACTGTTCAGTTTACTGATACTTCATCTAACAGTCCAACTTCGTGGAATTGGGTCTTTGGAGACGGAGCTAATTCAACCGAACAGAACCCGGAACACACATTCCTTACTGAAGGAGTTTATACAGTCAATTTGACTGCAAGTAATGGTGATGGTTCAAGTGCTGTAAAATCAAGGGTTATTACTGTAAACCGTGTACTAACGCCTCCAGTTGCAAACTTTACTGCAAATCCAACAGAAGGATCTGCTCCTTTAACTGTTCAGTTTACTGATACTTCCTCCAACAGTCCCACTGAATGGACCTGGAACTTTGGTGATGGAACCAGTTCAATCGAACAGAATCCAGAACACACATTCATTACTGAAGGGGTTTATAGAGTCCGTCTGACTGCAAGTAATGGTGATGGTTCAAGTGCTGTAAAATCAAGGGTCATCACCGTAAACCGTGTACCAACGCCACCAGTTGCAGACTTTACTGCAAATCCAACAGAAGGATCTGCTCCTTTAACTGTTCAGTTTACTGATACATCCTCCAACAGTCCAACTGAATGGACCTGGAACTTTGGTGATGGAAACAGTTCAACCGAACAGAACCCGGAACACACATTCATTACTGAAGGAGTTTATAGAGTCCGTCTGACTGCAAGTAATGGTGATGGTTCAAGTGCTGTAAAATCAAGGGACATTAATGTAAACCGTGTACTAACTCCACCAGTTGCAGACTTTTCTGCAAACACCACAGACGGGTCTGCTCCTTTAACTGTTCAGTTTACTGATACATCCTCCAACAGTCCCACTGAATGGATCTGGAACTTTGGTGATGAAACCCATTCAACCGAACAGAACCCGGAACACACATTCCTTACTGACGGAGTTTATACAGTCAATTTGACTGCAAGTAATGGTGATGGTTCAAGTGCTGTAAAATCAAGGGACATTACTGTAAACCGTGTACCAACGCCACCAGTTGTAAACTTCACTGTAAACACCACAGAAGGTTATGCTCCTTTAACTGTTCAGTTTACTGATACATCCTCCAACAGTCCCACTGAATGGATCTGGAACTTTGGTGATGGAACCAATTCAACTGAACAGAACCCGGAACACACATTCCTTACTGACGGAGTTTATACAGTTAACCTTACAGTAAGCTACCAGAACGGCACGGATTCAAAAACTGCTGTTATAACTGTGCTGGAAGAAGAAAAGAAGATACTTCCTGTAGCAGACTTCAATACAAATGTCACCGATGGTTATGCTCCCCTTTCAGTCCTCTTTACTGACCACTCTCAAGATGCAACATCTAGGAGCTGGGACGTTAACAATGATGGAATCGAGGACTCAAGTGAGTCAAGCTTTGTTTATGTGTACACTTCTAAAGGGACTTACATCGCTAAACTGACAGTAAGTAACGCAAACGGCACTGATACGAAAACTGCGACAATAGCTGTAGATAAAAAGAGCAGCAGTGGAAGCAACCATGGTGGTGGCGGTGGCTCTCCTGAACCTTCCAAAAACATTAAGGTAAAAGAACTCTCACAGGTTTTCATTACAAACGGAAACCCTGCAAAGTTTAATTTCACAAAGGAAATTACAGATGTTTTATATTTGAGCTTCGATGCAAAGAAGACTGCTGGTAAGATAACGACCATTGTTGAGATGCTGAAAAATAAATCCACGCTTACCCCGGAGGCACCAGAAGGTGAGGTCTACAATTTCCTTAATATCTGGGTTGGAAACAGCGGCTATGCAACTGAGGAGAATATCGGAAATGCGGTCGTATGTTTCAAGGTTGAAAAATCCTGGATACAGGATAAAGGGATTGACCAGTCTTCAATCATCCTGAACAGGTACAGTGATAAAAAGTGGAATCCATTGACCACCAGACAATCAGGAGAAGATGGCACATATCTGTATTTCACAGCAGAAACTCCTGGATTCTCGCCCTTTGCAATAACGGGTAAGAGTACAAAAGAAGCTGTGACTGAAATACTGACTGAACCTGGCACTCAGGACCCTGAACAAAACGAAAATACAAAAGCCGAAGTTGAACAGACTCCTGAGCAGAAGGAAAAGACAGGTATGCCTGGTTTTGAAATGATTTACTGTATTATCGGGCTGCTTGGAGTATTCCTGTATAAAAGAAAATAA
- a CDS encoding methyltransferase family protein: MVLSIIILVFCLVAFAAIHSFMASLPFKRFIMRTLGSRAEILYMPVFSLIAVLTILPLVYLLYKNPGPVLYIIPSPWRWLMVGGQLLAAIVAPRAMLDAPHRFKIHSQLSAPDTPEAGPLNIRGIYLWVRDPFLLTGLVIIWLTPFMTVNLLVIYLLTTIYLYLGSMHWETRLVAQFGDKYREYQKRVHRIIPKLRGYR; encoded by the coding sequence TTGGTTTTGTCCATAATCATCCTTGTTTTTTGTCTGGTGGCGTTTGCAGCTATTCACAGCTTCATGGCAAGCCTGCCCTTCAAACGTTTCATCATGCGAACCCTGGGTTCCAGAGCAGAAATATTGTATATGCCAGTATTCAGCCTCATCGCAGTGCTAACGATATTGCCCCTCGTCTATCTGCTCTACAAAAATCCGGGACCGGTTCTCTACATAATACCTTCTCCCTGGCGCTGGCTGATGGTCGGTGGACAGTTGCTTGCTGCAATCGTTGCTCCCAGAGCAATGCTTGACGCACCCCATAGGTTCAAGATCCACTCACAGCTATCCGCACCAGATACTCCTGAAGCAGGTCCTCTGAATATCCGGGGCATTTATCTATGGGTAAGGGACCCTTTCCTGCTCACAGGCCTGGTCATAATCTGGCTCACTCCCTTCATGACCGTTAATCTGCTTGTCATATACCTTTTGACCACCATATACCTGTATCTGGGGTCCATGCACTGGGAAACAAGGCTGGTGGCACAGTTTGGAGACAAATACAGGGAGTACCAAAAAAGGGTTCACAGGATAATACCCAAATTAAGGGGATATCGTTAA